In Gemmatimonadota bacterium, the genomic stretch CGCGCTTGCCATCGCGACACCCGCGGTCCTCCAGGCCCAGATCGAGGAGGGTCGAGTCCCCCTCCGCACCGCCATGACGGAGCTGGCCACCTTCCGGACCGAGTATGCCGACGACTACAACCGGAAGGATGCAGCGGCCGTCACCGCCCTGTTCGACCCCGAGGCCAGCGTGATGATGGCCGACGGCACGGTGCAGATGGGACGGGTCGCCATCGGCAAGGCCCTCGCGACCGGTGCCGCCAAGTGGCCGCAT encodes the following:
- a CDS encoding nuclear transport factor 2 family protein; this translates as MRFPVRLSVSLLTALAIATPAVLQAQIEEGRVPLRTAMTELATFRTEYADDYNRKDAAAVTALFDPEASVMMADGTVQMGRVAIGKALATGAAKWPHLVIKSDSMRVFGNTAVDMGTATYHPASGPTVVERYLIVLRRGMKDWKIMRLALVTSK